In the Clostridium gelidum genome, ATAATCTTTTGACATTTCATATATTCGTGACCCTACACCTTCATCAAAGGCTAATAATCTATCAATAGAAAATTCACTACTTATTATGATAGGCAGAAAATTAAGATATCTGTAATTAATTATTTCAAAAACTATATTTATATCACTCTCATTAATTTTGCCTTTGAAGAGATCATCAATAAGTAGAACCTCACATGTTTGATAGTTTGAAATCAATTTACAGTAATATTCAGCATCTAGCATATTTTGCTTTATCTTAGTAATTACATCACGATAAGGCATATATACAACTCTAGTTTTCTTTTTCAAAAAGTTTATTGCAAGTGCAACTGAGAGGTGGGTTTTACCACTTCCAACTTGGCCACAAAATAGAATACTATTGCGCCGTTCACTTCTTACTTTAGCAAAATCTTGATAATAAGCTATTGCAGTATCTTTTGCTCTCTCTGAAGCTGCATTCCATACTTCAAAATTAGAAAATTTATGTTTGCACATCTCTGTATTAATTCCACATGACTTCCACTCATTCTTTAACTTTTCCATTTTTCTACACTCACAAGTTACAGCAAGAGGTTGAGCATGCTCCTGCCTTATTAAAATCCAACCAGTATCTTGGCATTCATCGCACTTATATGAGCTTATCTTCTGCACCTTTTCGTTCAGCTTCTGTGAGTTTTCGTGATTCCTTTGGTTTGAATCCTGTAAATTCGTTTTTATCTGCTGCGTTATTCTTTCCAGCGCTTCTAGACCCATTTTTAATCTCCTCTCTTTTATTTGGATACCCTTCTTTTCTCCAATTCTTTAGTATCCCATTAATGTATGTCATGTTAGGTTTATTTACTTCTATAGCCTTATTTACAGCCATCTTTACACTTTCATATCCATGCATAGAAATAGCCAATTTAACAGACCCTAAATTAAGGCCACCACAAATTCCAGTTATATTTTCATAATGCTTTAATAAATTAGCTATAGCTTGATTATCAATATTTTCATTGGTCTCTGCTGAATGTGATGAATCAGAAACCTCAATTAAATTATTCTCCTCTTCATCCTCCCTATTAAAATCACTCTCATTCTCTATCTTCTTCTCCATCTTCTTCTTATTCTCTTTCTTCTTCTGTTCCATTACAGTAATGTTACAACTTGAATTATTATCATTACATGTAACATTACAATTACTATTATCACTGGAACCATCATATTCTTTTGTTTTTATTTCTTTATTATCAGTCTCAGCTATACTATTATGGTTAACGTAAACAACTTCTTCATTAAAAACATAAGTATTTTCTTTATCTTCTTCAACTGGAATAACCTTATCATTATCTTCTTTATAATTTGTTACTTTAATTTCTTTATTTTTAGCTCTATGTTTTGCAACTCTTCTGCTATTTTCACTTCTAAGCCTTTCCATCCCCTCAACATTTTGATGCTTTTCCCAATTCTTAATTTTGAAAGTCTTATCTTCTGTAACTTCAATCATTTCTAATTTTTTTAATACTTTAATCGCAAATTTCACATCATCTATACTTCTATTAAATTCTATTGCAAGAGTTTTAATGGTATACGCTATATTATAAGTAACGTATAAATGACCACCACGATTTGCTTTCCCAGCTAAAACAAGAAGTCTTGTCCAAATATAGATGATCAAATCTCGTTTATCCATACTATCAATTATCTTAAGCTTTGTATCCTCAAACATATTAACTTCAAATTTAACCCATTTAGCCTCTGCCATACTTATTACTCTCCCACACATAAAATTTTTTGAATTTTTCAAGACCATCAAAAGATGGAGTAACTTCTATTAATCTACAGGTAAACACATAGTATTTTAAAACTTTAAAATTCACCATTACTCCTCTCTTTCATTATTTAATTAGAATCCCTCTATGCTCTTGCAGCTTCTTTCCCTTATTCCAATCATAATAAATACATAACTCAACTTGCTTTATTGGAAAGTTTTCCCCTAGCATTTCAATGCATACTTTTGTGTCTCTTGGTACTTCTCTTAATATTTCTATTAGATCATTAGCTGTCATCCCTACAAATTTTCTTATCATTTAAATCCCTTCTTTCTAATGTTTTTAATAATATTTCCTAACTATTATCCTTTATTATTCTTCAACTAATAATTCTACTACTTCAATATTTAATGCCTTTGCTATTAGTCCAAGACTTTTCATGGATGGATTTGAAGATCCATTAATTATCTTAGATACCGTAGATCTTCCGAGACCTGATTTCTTGACCAATTCATTAACTGATAAACATTCACTTGCCTGAGCAATTCTCATTTTGTTTACATTAATATTCATTCTTACCTCTTTCACACATTTGTATTATTTTTCCATATTTTTATTATATGAATACATCCGTATGAAGTCAATACCACAACGAATATTTTTTAACTTTACTGTTTACATTTGTATGAATTTCTAATAGAATATTATTAGGAGATGATATAAATGGTACTAGGAGAGAAAATAAAGTTTTATAGAAAGAAATTGAATTTATCTCAAGAAGAGTTTGGAATTAAGTGCAATTTATCTAGAAATGCTATTTACAATTATGAGAATAATAAGCGAACTCCAACAATAGATATTCTACTAAAAATAGCAGAAGCTTTAGATATGTCAGCCTCTGACTTATTAGATACTAGTGATAGCGTAAATCCTTATGCAAATAAATTAGGACTTCTTAAAGCCATAGATAAAGATATTAAGAATACTATTGATGTTGAAGGCGAGAAAAGTAATCAATATGAATTTGAAATGAATGAAATATATAACAAATACTTTTTTGATTCATTTAACTGGAAAACAATAAAAATGAAACCCCATGAGTATTTTAAGTTTGTTTTATCTTTATGTCCTTTAGATGAATTTAATAATTTTACAGAAGAAGACTTACAGGAATTATCCATTTTATTTTATAGATTTGTAACCTTTAAGTCTCACGAAAGAAATGTAATTAATGACAATGAAAAAATTGTTTCTTGTAATACTAAACAATATGAAAAGAATAATTTCTTAACAACAATCACATAATGCAAAATTTTCCTTTTGCTTTCTTAAAGTTTTATTGCCACCCCTTTATTAAGTGTTGCGTTTTTGTAAAATAATAATGGATATTTCTTATAAAATAAGACAGTATATCGAAAATAATAATGGTCCATGTGAAGTTTACCCAGCACCATTTGATGTAATACTAAATAATGATAACGAAGAGATAGAAAATAGTAAAAATATACACATATAAAAAGAGTGCAAAGCACAATAAGGAACTTATTAATCACAACCTGATATATCAGTTATATGCGATAAAAATAAATTAACTGATAAGGGCTGCACTGGTTCACCAGATATGATTGTTGAAGTAGTATCCGCTTTTAACCCAAGGAATGATTACATTAAGAAGTTGAACCTATATGAGCAGTTCAAAGTAAAAGAATATTGGATTGTTAATCCTATGAAGAAAAATATCTTCGTTTATACATTAACTGATAATGGATATGATGCTCCAAACTCTTATACATTCCAAGATAAAGTTAAAGTAAATATATATGATAATCTTGAAATAGACTTTAATTCTATTGATATTTAACTAATAAAGAATGGCTGTATTACTTGGTTTTGATACCTTGTAATACAGCCATTTTTATGTCTTTACCTCTTCTTTTCCCACTTCTGCAGAACATCCTCCAATATTAAACATTGTATCATTTTTACAGTACGATATTTTAATATTTTGCAATCACTTTTATTATTGTACTGATTTCCTATTTAAATTAAAAATGTCTATTTGTTCTTCTTCAAAAAGTTCTTCTAATACATCAATGCCTTTATCATTTGCATACTTGAACTCTTCTTCAGAAATTGGAACTGCAAGTAACCATGCTACTTTTTTATCTTCAAGATTTAGAGTTTTTAGGCTATTCTCCCAAAGAAAAGGTGACATAAACAAAATATGTTTCATTGAACTATTAGGCATATAAAACTTTATTACATTTTGAAATATAGCACCTGGATAACATGTAAATTTAGTATTGATTATATTAAAGGCACAACTTGCCAATATATTCGCAAAGCAATCAAAACTAGAAGCACATGAGCCTACTATTTCAACACGCAAAGGTATATTCTCTGTTGCATAACTAATAGAATATCCTGAAATACCTATCGTCGAGTAAGATGTTACTTGTTGTTGTTCCAATTCCCTGTCCTTGTTCCGTTTGTAACTCTGCAATAGTATCTTGTGCAACTTTCATCGTAACTGCAGTACTTAATTCTGTAGATGCTGCTACTCCACCGCCTATACTTTGTAATATTTCTTCCTGTTGATGCTTTTTCATTTGTTCTTTATATTGAATATAAGCTATTATAGTTACAGTTCCAAGAAATAACTTTGTTTTAATTTCTTGATCTAAATTTTCTTTAGTTTCTTTAATTTCACTTAATATATTTATGCTTGAAGTAGATTTACTATTAGATTTTGAAACACTATTATGCATTGCTAATGCAGATATTCCAGTTACAAGTGCTGCTACACCTATAAATAATAGTACTGCTGGCATAATGCCTCATCTCCTTTCTATATTATCATATTGAGCATTGTAAATCTTCTTCCTTAAGTACAATTTTTACTTTTGTACCATTACTCAAATATACATTTTTAAACTGTGCATCCTTAAAGCTTATATTTCTTAATATACAGTTTTCAAAAACAACTTCTTCTAAATTACTTTCTGTGAAATCACTAGCTCCTAAATCACAGTTTCTGAAATAGCAATTCTTTAAATTTGCTTTTTTTAAATTCAATCCTACTGCCATAGAAGATGAAAAAAATATGTTTTTTAGTTCACTTTCCTTTAACTCCATGCAGCTTATATCTTTATTCTCAATTTTAACTCTATCTACTTTTAAGCCTGTCCACATCGAGAAAACTGTATCTTCCTGTTTTTCATAATTTCTTTAAACATTTCTTCTGTTTTTACAGCACTATCATAGTAATACACCTTCTGTGAATAATTTTTATAATCTCCCCAGGTTACTTGAAGTACTTCGGATTTCGGCATTTCTTTGAAACTTATTTCTTCATCCCACTGCTTTAACCAGTTAATAAGAAAATAAGTGAAATAATTATTAAATATAGGAATTTGTCTTAAAATATATTGGTCAATACTACATGGTCTTATTTTCCACACATACTTTTTAATATCTTTATAGAGCTTATCTTTAATTTCTTTTAAGCCTTCAAAAATATAGTCAATGCTAAATATACTTCCCATATACCTTCATTTACATACCAATCTTTATCATAACCAATAGCTGTTACTTCATAAGTTTCATCTAACATTCCAATTTGAAGTACTGAAAAATCTATGTGTTCAACTTTATAGTCATCTTCTCTTTCCTTTACTCCCGATATTCTCTAGAACTTTTAACACTTGCCCTTTAAATCTTTCTTTATTTTCTAAAATCTTTAAGAGAACTTCCTTTTTATATTCATTAAAAATTGGTTCCGCCTCTTCTTTTAAAAACTTTTCTTTAACTAAAATTAGGGCTAATGTTCCATTTTTATTTGAAACATTAGCCCTAGTTTTAATTATAAGACATATTTAACTATATTTAAAATTTTTGAATCATTATAGATTCATTTTTATATTACACAAGGGTCTGTGCCCGTAGTGAAGAACAAAGTGATTTACTTGCTCCGACTAAATCTGCATTTAATGGTATACTTGAACTTGGAAATTTTTGTTCTCCCCGGGGTACTTCTGAGATACAAAGTGTTGAAGTTGCTTTTTTCTATTGGCTTACGACAATTTCAAATGTGGTTTGTGTTCCATTAACATCTATAGTAACAGTAGTATTTCCTGGTTTATATACTAGAATTTCAGGATGAAGTTCATTGATATAACCATCCTTTAAACTTGCATCAACACCTGCATATGCAATGCTTTCATCAGAAGATTTAGACATTATTACAAGCCTCGGAAACAATAATCCATTAGCATCAGTCCCACTTACCTTAATATTTCCTAATTGAACAATTTGCTTAGGTTTACAATATAAAGTTTTTCCTTTTGTTTCTGCTTGTAGTTTTGTTATATCTTCTGTTGCCTTAATTCCTTTCCCGTCAACTATTTCACCTTTTGAGCTCACTTGACTTATTTCCATCATGTTACTATCATCTAATAACACTTTCCGATTATCAATACTTGATTTTGTTATAATTACACCATAAGGCACCATATTCATCAAATTACCATAATTTACTTTTATATACTTTCCATCATTGCCATATAGGAACTTTGCTCCATAAGTTGAAGTAACTGCAACACATTTTAACATCACTCCATTTTTATCAAAGGAATATGACTCTCCATCTATGTCCAATGGTCCAGAAGCAACACTTTTATCCATTCTAAAATAAGTATTCCCATTGTCTTCAAACCAAGTGCATTTAGGAGCTTCTTCAAATTTTTCTCTTGAAGGTAAAATGCTGTTAGGCAATAATTCGTCGTCTACAATAGAGTTACATAATAATACACCATTTTGATCAAATTCATACATAGAATTCTTAATTTCTTCTTTTCCAACTGCCATGCTTCCATCATCTTTAAGATAGTAATAATTTTCTCCATCTCTTATCCATCCAGTTACCTCTTTTCCATCATTCCCCAAATAGTACCACATACTATCTTTTTGATTCCAACCAGTAATAGGGTGAGACTTTTCCGTCATAGTTACTCCAGTAGCATCTCTATGTCCCAAATTCACTAATCCCCATATAGTCCACACCATCATTAAAGTTGCTGCAATATATAAAGCCGCTGTTATTTTTTTAGTCATTATATTTTCCCCTCAAATTTATTTTTCATAAATTACAATTTTGATAATACAATTTTTTAAGTTTTATGATATATTTACATTTTCAACTGTATTACCTTCATTTTCTTTTGGATTACTATTATCTTTCCCCCTTGTATATTTTCCACCATATAATTATACCATAAAATGTGTATTGATACACAAAACGTATATTATGTAATTCAATGCATCACCATAAGAATACTTCATATATTTATAGTGTACATTTACAAAATACATAATGTACTAATCGTATTTTTCATGTAATTAAACAAAATCAATGATGCTACTATTTTTACATACTCGTTTTATTTCATGTCTAACTTTTATTAGAGCAAATCAAAATATATATTAATAGTCCTTCCATCTGTCCCCCAGGATTGAACTGTGTATCCTTAAAATTTATATTTCTTAAAACACAGTTTTCAAAAATAACTTCATCTACTATACTTTCAGTAAAATCACTTGCTCCTAAATCACAGTTTCTAAAATGGCATCTTTATAAATGTGCTTTTTTCAAATTTAATCTTCCCTAATTTTCTAAAAGTTTTGATTGAACTTTCTTTTTTATCGTCCCAATATTTTAAAACTGATGGTTTTCCCCCCAAACGCATTAAATGCGGCTTTTGCTACTATCTTATTTTCGTTAAATACAC is a window encoding:
- a CDS encoding ATP-binding protein, which translates into the protein MEKLKNEWKSCGINTEMCKHKFSNFEVWNAASERAKDTAIAYYQDFAKVRSERRNSILFCGQVGSGKTHLSVALAINFLKKKTRVVYMPYRDVITKIKQNMLDAEYYCKLISNYQTCEVLLIDDLFKGKINESDINIVFEIINYRYLNFLPIIISSEFSIDRLLAFDEGVGSRIYEMSKDYVVEIKTHINNNYRLK
- a CDS encoding phage replisome organizer N-terminal domain-containing protein, coding for MAEAKWVKFEVNMFEDTKLKIIDSMDKRDLIIYIWTRLLVLAGKANRGGHLYVTYNIAYTIKTLAIEFNRSIDDVKFAIKVLKKLEMIEVTEDKTFKIKNWEKHQNVEGMERLRSENSRRVAKHRAKNKEIKVTNYKEDNDKVIPVEEDKENTYVFNEEVVYVNHNSIAETDNKEIKTKEYDGSSDNSNCNVTCNDNNSSCNITVMEQKKKENKKKMEKKIENESDFNREDEEENNLIEVSDSSHSAETNENIDNQAIANLLKHYENITGICGGLNLGSVKLAISMHGYESVKMAVNKAIEVNKPNMTYINGILKNWRKEGYPNKREEIKNGSRSAGKNNAADKNEFTGFKPKESRKLTEAERKGAEDKLI
- a CDS encoding helix-turn-helix domain-containing protein, producing the protein MNINVNKMRIAQASECLSVNELVKKSGLGRSTVSKIINGSSNPSMKSLGLIAKALNIEVVELLVEE
- a CDS encoding helix-turn-helix domain-containing protein, whose translation is MVLGEKIKFYRKKLNLSQEEFGIKCNLSRNAIYNYENNKRTPTIDILLKIAEALDMSASDLLDTSDSVNPYANKLGLLKAIDKDIKNTIDVEGEKSNQYEFEMNEIYNKYFFDSFNWKTIKMKPHEYFKFVLSLCPLDEFNNFTEEDLQELSILFYRFVTFKSHERNVINDNEKIVSCNTKQYEKNNFLTTIT
- a CDS encoding Uma2 family endonuclease; translated protein: MSVICDKNKLTDKGCTGSPDMIVEVVSAFNPRNDYIKKLNLYEQFKVKEYWIVNPMKKNIFVYTLTDNGYDAPNSYTFQDKVKVNIYDNLEIDFNSIDI
- a CDS encoding suppressor of fused domain protein; amino-acid sequence: MEQQQVTSYSTIGISGYSISYATENIPLRVEIVGSCASSFDCFANILASCAFNIINTKFTCYPGAIFQNVIKFYMPNSSMKHILFMSPFLWENSLKTLNLEDKKVAWLLAVPISEEEFKYANDKGIDVLEELFEEEQIDIFNLNRKSVQ
- a CDS encoding pentapeptide repeat-containing protein; amino-acid sequence: MWTGLKVDRVKIENKDISCMELKESELKNIFFSSSMAVGLNLKKANLKNCYFRNCDLGASDFTESNLEEVVFENCILRNISFKDAQFKNVYLSNGTKVKIVLKEEDLQCSI
- a CDS encoding N-acetylmuramoyl-L-alanine amidase family protein codes for the protein MTKKITAALYIAATLMMVWTIWGLVNLGHRDATGVTMTEKSHPITGWNQKDSMWYYLGNDGKEVTGWIRDGENYYYLKDDGSMAVGKEEIKNSMYEFDQNGVLLCNSIVDDELLPNSILPSREKFEEAPKCTWFEDNGNTYFRMDKSVASGPLDIDGESYSFDKNGVMLKCVAVTSTYGAKFLYGNDGKYIKVNYGNLMNMVPYGVIITKSSIDNRKVLLDDSNMMEISQVSSKGEIVDGKGIKATEDITKLQAETKGKTLYCKPKQIVQLGNIKVSGTDANGLLFPRLVIMSKSSDESIAYAGVDASLKDGYINELHPEILVYKPGNTTVTIDVNGTQTTFEIVVSQ